A window from Gossypium raimondii isolate GPD5lz chromosome 7, ASM2569854v1, whole genome shotgun sequence encodes these proteins:
- the LOC105801736 gene encoding cytochrome P450 714C2 gives MELTEYYVNIFVSLVLLAFLGLILRLYHELVVKPMKLRARLLKQGIKGPPPSLLIGNIREIKKAQSSIVKVPSMQNPATHNCGALLFPFLEQWRKQYGQVFVFSLGNTQILFVNQPDAVKEITTCTSLALGKPSYQQKDRGPLLGQGVLTSNGAIWAHQRKILAPELYMDKVKGMMNLIVESTFTLVDSWKTRIEVEGGLADIKIDEYMRSFSGDVISRACFGSNYCKGEEIFLKLRALQEAMSKKGLSTGVPGMRYLPIKSNREAWELEKEVRDLILHVVNERKGAATYENDLLQMVVDGAKNSDLSQEATERFVVDNCKNIYLAGYETTAVSATWCLMLLAANQEWQHNVRTEVVEICGGGTPDAGMLRKMNLLTKVIQESLRLYPPVAVVSREALEDMNFGEIFVPKGVNIWMMVLALHTDPEIWGEDAYKFNPNRFAKGIKGACKLPQVYMPFGVGPRVCLGQNLAMVELKLLMSLLLSNFSFSLSPNYTHSPVLRLVIEPENGVHLLVKKL, from the exons ATGGAACTTACAGAGTATTATGTCAACATTTTTGTTTCTCTTGTGCTGCTTGCTTTCCTTGGATTGATCCTACGTTTGTATCATGAGCTGGTGGTGAAGCCAATGAAGCTCCGAGCAAGATTACTCAAGCAAGGCATCAAAGGGCCGCCTCCGAGTCTGCTAATCGGAAACATAAGAGAGATAAAGAAGGCACAATCCAGCATTGTTAAGGTTCCTAGCATGCAAAACCCTGCCACTCACAACTGCGGTGCGCTACTCTTTCCATTCCTTGAGCAATGGAGGAAACAATATG gTCAAGTATTTGTGTTTTCTCTTGGTAACACTCAAATATTGTTCGTCAATCAACCTGATGCTGTGAAAGAGATTACTACATGCACGTCCTTAGCCTTGGGGAAGCCTTCCTATCAACAAAAGGATCGTGGTCCTTTGCTTGGTCAGGGAGTTCTAACTTCAAATGGGGCAATATGGGCTCATCAGAGAAAAATTCTTGCTCCCGAATTATACATGGACAAGGTTaag GGAATGATGAACCTGATTGTCGAATCTACATTTACGCTAGTGGACTCTTGGAAGACCAGAATAGAGGTCGAGGGTGGACTTGCTGACATCAAAATTGACGAGTATATGCGAAGCTTCTCTGGAGATGTCATCTCAAGAGCCTGTTTCGGAAGTAATTATTGTAAAGGAGAAGAAATCTTCTTGAAGCTAAGAGCTCTACAGGAGGCCATGTCCAAGAAAGGTTTATCCACTGGCGTGCCTGGAATGAG ATATCTTCCCATCAAAAGCAACAGAGAAGCTTGGGAACTTGAAAAGGAGGTACGTGATTTGATATTGCATGTGGTAAACGAGAGAAAGGGGGCAGCAACATACGAGAATGACTTACTGCAAATGGTGGTTGACGGAGCTAAAAACAGTGACCTGAGTCAAGAAGCCACCGAGAGGTTTGTAGTTGATAACTGCAAGAACATATACTTGGCTGGATATGAGACTACTGCCGTTTCTGCCACCTGGTGCCTCATGCTTCTAGCTGCCAATCAAGAATGGCAGCATAATGTGCGGACAGAGGTGGTTGAAATTTGTGGCGGTGGTACTCCGGATGCTGGCATGCTTCGTAAGATGAAtctg CTTACTAAGGTAATTCAGGAATCATTGAGACTTTATCCGCCAGTAGCTGTGGTGTCGAGGGAAGCCTTGGAAGATATGAACTTCGGAGAGATTTTTGTTCCCAAGGGTGTAAATATTTGGATGATGGTGTTGGCATTGCACACTGACCCTGAAATTTGGGGTGAAGATGCCTATAAATTCAACCCGAATAGATTTGCAAAAGGGATAAAAGGTGCATGTAAGCTGCCACAAGTGTACATGCCATTCGGGGTTGGCCCCCGGGTGTGCCTTGGACAGAACTTGGCCATGGTTGAACTGAAACTACTAATGTCTCTCCTTTTGTCTAACTTCTCCTTCTCCCTTTCTCCCAACTACACACATTCGCCTGTTCTAAGATTGGTAATAGAGCCTGAAAATGGCGTCCATCTCTTGGTAAAGAAGCTGTGA